Part of the Delphinus delphis chromosome 21, mDelDel1.2, whole genome shotgun sequence genome, ttgttccagTTCTCGATGACCACCAAAACCCTCGCCTAATCAAAGATCTTCTCCAAGACCTAAGCTCTACCCTTTGCATTCTAATTAGAGGAGTGGGGAAGTCCGTTCTGGTGGGAAATATCAACATTTGGGTTTGCCGGTTAGAAACTATTCTCAACTGGCAACAGCAGCTACAGAATCTTCAGATGACTGAGGTATGCATTTCTTGGCCTACAAGTGAGTACGCTCTGTTTTTCTGTTACAAACACTGTTGTTACTTCTAAGCGTATGTGAAAGACTATTACAGCTTTtccaaaggtttttttcctttacatttcataaatattaaactGTTTTAAGATGGATTAAGACCAGAAGACCCTTTAATGGGTTATAGGTGTCATTGGAAAGACGGTGGGGATGGTAATTATTAAAAAGAGCTGATCCTGTGGGTGATGAGGTGGTGAATTGATTTACCTTTATAGGAGATTAGGTATTTCAGGCTAAAATAACGTTCAATGGATTAAGGCTAAATCGTATAGCAGTGACTCTGTTCATCTGCTGTTGCTTCTCTAGGGTTGATGTGTTGTACGCTGCatggtgtgtgtacatgtgtttgtAGTTCAGAAGGAGCATGCAGATCACTCCAGTTGTTCTGatgctttttgtttattctggTAACTAGTTTCATCAAGAAAAATGTTGACCCTATTGACTAAAGTAAGTGTTTTAGgttgtgttttatttatctctggTTGCTTTCAAAGGTGGCATTGGAACACTGTAACTTTGGGCCATTTATTTGCTACCTAGGTGTGGGATTTACAAAGAGCAGTGATTCCCTAATTAAGGCCCTGCAGGTACAAGGGACGATCTAACATCCAGTGTCCAGGCGGCCTTGGTGTGAGTGCCGCACAGACCCCACCTCGTTCCTACGGGCAGAGGCTTGTGCTGTGAGGGCCACACGCATCTGGGGCGTGTCTGCTATCCAGGCCTTGATAGACGTGGCCAGGTGCCACTGTCCCCTAGTAGCTGATCGTGGTGACGCCTCGTCAGCTGGCGAACTCGGGGAGTGTGGGTGTCAGCAGTCGGGATCCCCAGGGAAGGGAATGCTTGTCGCGCAGGTCCAGGCAGGGCCGCTGCTGGGCGCTATCTGGAGagaagtggggaggaaggaggggcggGCGGCCTTCCCGTCGCCTGGGCCTCAGACGTCAGTGTGAGTGCCGCGCTCCTGCGCCTTCTCGCTGGAGTAAGCGCGCGCGTCCTCCCAGCAGGTGGACAGCGGCCTGACGCTCAGCGACCTTCCCGTGCACATGCTCAGCAACATCCTGTACAGGTTCTCGGATGGGTGGGACATCGTCACTCTGGGTCAGGTGACCCCGACGCTGTCCGCGCTTAGCGAGGACCGGCGGCTGTGGAAGAAGCTCTGCCAGTACCACTTCGGCGAGAAGCAGGTGAGCATGGGCTCCGGCCCCAGCGGCCAGGCCTGGCCACTTCGGGGAATGGGCTAGAATCACTTACGGGAAAGCTTGTTCTTCATGTTGAGAAAGAGCTGTGATTCTAAGCACAGCCCAGAACAGAGAAGCAGAACAAGAGCAGGTTCTTCCTGTCGAGGACGTGCCCCTCGTCTTTCCCGCAACTCGAGGCCCCTCTCCGGGTGGTGTGTCACCTCTGGGATCATGGGTGGCCACCCGCTCCCCgcacccctgccctcccaggaccGGGACTAGCCACGGGGACCGGCGGACTCCTGTGTGTCCCCCTCATCGTTGCCCCCCTCctcgccccccaccccgtgtTGTTTCTGGAGTGAAGCACCGACAGCTGGGCATCCACGACACGCACAGCAGCGTGAAGGGCAGGGGACAGTCTCGGATGGGGCAGGATGTGATCCTGCCCCAGGGGGTCCTTGACGAGGGGACAGATGTCACGTGTCTCTTCAGACACGGGCTTGGGGGATGTGTGGGGTCACGTGTCCGTCCCCTAGGTGGACACGGCCACTCTGAGGGGCATGGCGGGCAGGGGCGTCCTGGAGGTGAGCAGGTTCGGGCCCTGAAACTGAGCAGTGCGTGCTGGAGGGGGTGAGGCTGGGTGCGGCCAGGCCACGGGGCCGCCATGGTCCCCCTtctcggggcggggggtgggggcgccCCGGAGTGGAGTCTAATATTCCGAGGAACCGAGAAGCTGTTGCTCAAAGTCACCGCCCCATCGGGCAGCCCCCGACTGCTCcacgcccccatccccacctgttACTGAGTGTTTGGTCACAGCCTCACGGGGGGCGTGAGGGGCTGCCTCCTCCCATCCCTGATCTGATGCCTGAggcgctgagcatcttttcatgtgcttgttgcccatttgtatgtcttttcaagtcctttgcccattttgtatTTGGATTGTCTTTCTGTTACTGAGTTGTGTTCTTTTTGTGTTCTAGTTACAAGTCCCTGGCAGATACATGATGTAGTAACTTACTTTTAGCTTAATAGTATGTCGTGGACATCATTCCAGATCGGAACCTTTAAGTCTCTTTAACAGCTGCATGCTATTCCAGTGTATAGACtgaattatatttgaaatttaatttctaataatttaatGTTTCATGCAGtatactgcttttaaaaaattgttatgcTATGAAAACCATCTGATTCTGAACAGAATTTTGTCTGTCTAGTTTTGTAGACACTTGATCCTTTCAGAAAAAGGTCATATCGAATGGAAGTTGATGTATTTTGCACTTCAGAAACATTACCCCACTAAGGAACAGTACGGAGACACACTGCACTTTTGTCGGCACTGCAGCATCCTCTTTTGGAAGGTAAAAATTTCAGATGTAGTCTTGGAGTTTGAGgattaaaatttggaaaaacaaactaTTCACCTAACggtaatggtaaaaaaaaaaaaaaaaggcaagttgtATTTGTGATAAGATAATGATGTATCACCAAGGACTGGGGCAGGGGAACAGGTTCACAAAAGTAGAACAACTTGCGGTTGGACCTGAACGTCGGGCCACCCACCCCGTCCCCTTGCACTGTGGTAGCAGGTGGGGGGGCCTGTCCCCGAGGGCGGTGAGCATGCTGGCTGGCGCCTCGGCCCGAGTCCTGGCGGGCGGGGCTGCTTTCTGCTGTTGAGGCTCAGGATCCCCCACCCTCTTCTGGAAGCCGAGGGGGCCCCTCAGCTGCCCTCCACACTCGGCCTCAGCCTCCACTGTCGGGACCCCCAGGGGGCAGGCCTGGAGATGGCACCTCCAGGGGGCTTCTCCTCACAGCCCCGTGCCTGGAGCAGAGGCGAGGCCCACgaaggtgcccaggcttctcatgtGTTTGAGCCACACTTAGCAAGTCTGGTCCATGGTGGAGACTGAGCCATGTCCGCAGTTGTCTGGgcccatcccctccctctctggctcccttcctctcctgtccAGACTCTGATAAAAACAAGTTTCCAGGGCGGGGGAGTGGGGTGCTTCCATGCACCTCCTCTCAGTAAAATCATTTCCATAGTTTGCCTTGAGTTTGAATTTGCTTGTTAACGTGGTGAAATTTCACTAGGGAGAAAAGTGGCGAAACTGGCAGGCGGTCTGCGCCTGCCCCTCTGTGTCCTCGGGCGTGGCTGTAAGGCCGCAGGCCTTCCGCCTGGTCAGCGCCTTGGCTGTTGGtgtatttcttttgctcttcATTTATCTGTAATTTGTTGCATGGATTACATGGCAGACTCTAAACTGTTGGAAGAGAAATGACtactttaaattgttttcatttcagaTTATATCCGTGGTAATGTGGCTCTTTTTTAACTATAATTCGTGGTTGTGGGGTGAGAGTCCCTGTGTCAACAGAGCTTTACCTCCTGGGCTGTAGGCGAGCAGGTCCTGCTGTCCCCACTCATGACCAACAGGAGGTCACGTCATTGGTAATTGGTTGTTTTGTATTCTAGTGTGGCTTTTCCCacacaattaaaaagaagaaatgtgttACATGGCTGCAGTGGCTGTTCTGTGGAACCTTGTTCCTCTGGGGCAGGGGCACCTCACGCTCATTCTCTCCGGTGTGCCGGCTGCGTTGCGCGGGGACGCAGGCGAATCAGTCAGTGGGATTACAGTACATGGAGCGGAGCCCTTATTGTGCGCCCTTGGTCCCAATCACAGGGATAGAAACGCATACCCGGTCAGGTGCCCGTGGAAAACACGTGAGGAGGCGTCTTCACGGCTGAGTCAGAGCAGACGAGACCGTCTGGTTGCTGCTCTGAACTGACGCTCCTCCCCAGGGTTTTCTGTTCTGAGCAGATCACTTTATTCCAGAGAGAGACTGGGAGCAGTGGTGTTTCTTCCTGGGGCGGATGTGATGGGCGTTTCTCTAAGAATGCCGTTGCAGAGTGTGGAGAGTGTGGGAGCCCTGTCTCTGAAGTAGTGAACAGAGAAGCACCCTCCTTAGTCTCCCTGCTGTTGGTGTAAGAATGTGCTGCTGAGGCATCGAGAAGCACGGAAgttctggattttttaaaactgagatgtGATTTTTTAGGTTTCCAGAAGAATTGGCCTGTGGATTCTTTTGTTTATGAAAATTCAGAACAAGTGTCTCCTGCTGGTCTTTTGGCTCTGAAATGTTCAGTCTTGCCTTGAAAGCTGAGCACTTCGATGTCCATGCAGCCTCAGGCCTGAGGGCCTGGTTTGGTCCACCCGTGGGGTCACACTGTAGCTTTTTCTCCTAGAGGCCATTCCAACTTTATTCTGAATCTGTgggtggaaattaaaaaaaaaaaaaagacgagtcTCTGGAATTTCTGGTGGAAACTGCTTGCAGTGTCAGCTCCCGAGGAAGGTCCCCTGCGTTGCCCCAGCTGACCGgactctctcccccaccccctcatccCACACCATCCCGTGGCCTCACCCTAGTTCCCAGCCTCATGGAGCCTCCTGTTGGGGCAGACCTGCTGCGTGGAGTCGTGAAGGTTAAGCAGTGCCCTGCCCTGCGCGGGGCTGGTGCTCAGAAGTGGCCCCTGCGCTTTGACTCACCTTCGCCAGCACTTTCTGCTGATGGAGAGACAGCAGCGTGAAACCATCAGGTGCCGCCGGGTGCTGGTGGGGACCCGCCATGGTGCGGCTCCCGCACACTGCCAGACTCGTCCTCTTCCACCCACGTGGGCCTGGGCTCTGACCTCTCAGCTGCCCCAGCCGTCCTGTCTGTTCTGGCTTCACTCTCTGGAGTCTGGGGGTTAGTTTTCTACCTGCCTTTGTGGGAACTCCTCCAAAGTGAAAGAAGGGGAAATACTGGGCTTAAGAACTGTGCACCACGGTCTTGGAGTCACTGAGCCGAGTCACTCAGGCGAGCGCAGGTGCCGGCTTGGGGTCTGTCTGGCTTCTGTGGGCCGGCCCTCCCGGGTTGCTGAGTAGTGACGCGAGACCACTGTGTTCCTTCCGCCTGACCGTCCTCCAGCTGAGTTTCTCGACTTCATTGAACTTCGGTCAACACTGGGGGTTGGGTGAGTTGGAAGCCAGACAGAATGAGTCCAGTTAAAGGCTGGGAATCAGGACCccgtgtccttttttgtctcggTGTGTCCACTGCCAGGTCCACACCGTGCGTCTGTGGCCAGAGCAGGGAGGCTGCTGACCCCAGCCCGCGCTGATGGCCAGCCCCCATCTCCAGCGAGGGTGGGGAAGCGGGCCAGGTGGCCGGGCCGGCAAGAGGCGAGAGCGGCAGGTTGGTGCTGACCTTGAGCTGAAAACCGTGGATGCGCAGGGGTCCACGCGGGATCCGGGCTCTGGGGTGCCTGGGCTTGCGTGGAGTCTGGTTCGTGCTCTGAATTCCACGGAGTTGACTCTCAGACAGCAAAGAGGGAATGAGGGAGCTTCCGAGAAACCTGCCATAAATATTTGCAGTGTAAACCGTATGTGCCAGTGTCGCTCTGTGCACTTTCAGTGAACAGTTCCGACGGTTATTTAGCTCTGCAGCCTCATCAGTTGTCAGTCCGAGACTCGAGGAAGTGGAAACTGTGGCAGTGTCCCAGGTGGCCCTTCAGGTGCTGGACGGTGCCTGATTCAGCTGCCTGATGATTTTAGCCATTTGCGTAAATAATACACATCCAGCCTAAATGCTAAGTACAGTCTGGCTCTTCCTAATAaccctgttttcccttttttcctcccttctctgcaCTCCTTCCTGACCCTTTCTCCGCCGTCTCCAAGGACTGCCGCCTTGCTTTATTACTCGAGGTACCTCCTGCTCTGCCCGCGTCTGCGCGCGTCCCCAGGAGGCTGGTGCCCCTCAGGCCGCACCCTCTGCTGATGTGCGACTGGCCTGCTTGCTTCGCCACGACCAGGGGTCCCATGAGCTGCCCTGTAGACCAGAGGGAGGGTGTAGACTTGGCCACCGGGTCCCCAGCCTTACTGGCCCCCAGTCCTGAGGCTGCTCTGTCTCCTGACCTGAGCCCCGTTTCTGCTGCGGGACGCAGtgctgggccctctggtgagtgGGGTGGGCGGTGCCGAGAGCAGGTCCCGGGGTGGACCCTGACCCACGGCGGGAGGGGAGGAGCGCAGCCAGGACGGGGGCGCAGAGCCCAGGGCTCCCTCTGGGGCCCTAACTCAGGAGAGCCCGTCTCCCCATCCACTGGAGCAGGAATTCCTTCGGGAAGTCTCTACCCCGGGGAGCCATGTGGCTGCCTTCATTTTCGTAGTTCTCATTGCTTGCTGTCCACGCACCTTTGTGGTGGGGTCCGGGGCGCGTTTAAACAAGCAGCTGGCAACTTCTGAGCTGCGTTCCCTCCAGAAACACGCCCCGTGTGGTAACGACCCACTCCTCCCGCAGGACTCGGGCCACCCCTGCACGGCTGCTGACCCTGACAGCTGCTTCACGCCCGTGTCCCCGCAGCACTTCATCGACCTCTTCAAGTTCTAAGGGCCCCACCGCGCCGTGGCCTGGGCAGCGTGGTAGGACGCGTCCTCCGTGACCGAGCCGTGACCTGGTGCCCAGGCTGGAGGGCGTGGAGGGACGTGGAAAAGTGCCCTGGCACCTGCGGGCGGGAGCATCTGTTGTTTCCACCCGTGAAGTGGGGCCAGGGAGCCCAAGGAAAATCATTTCtacttccttctttaaaaaatgcttttcttctaAGCGCATTAAAATGTGCAACTTTGCATGTTTGTGAATGTGGTTCAGAAAGAGTCTGTATTTTCAGCACCGCATCCTGTGCTGAACTGACACTAACAGCCAAGCATATGCTTCTTAATTGTCAAATGATAGTTTCCTGATTTTGTAGTGATCGGGGGCGGGGATAGATCATTGATCCTTGTAAGGACATTGtgcagaatatttatttttcttgagatgTATTTTAACTGTATTGGTCGTGTCCATATGAATCCTCTTGGATACAGAAGGAACCCAGGGAAGTATGTGCATGTCTTCTGGGTGCTCAGCGTTGGGTTGTGAATTGTGCAGACATCCGAGACCCACAAAGGCGTGAGTCTGGGGCTGTGATCCTGGGCTCATGGCCCGATGCTGGCAGGCAGGGGCCCTGACCTGGGGGCCAGCCCAGTGTGACCTGCACTGTactgctctgaatccccttttgCAGGCAAAGTATTAAATCATGTTTATCTGCCGATTTTAACTTCATCAGTTTTGCATCTTACTGAAGGAAGTAGTATCAATGATTTTGATATCATTTATTGAAACCTTTCAaagattgttttattttcaaagtattgCATGTACGttttagaaatttttgaaaataaaggtttataaaagaataaaacttgcATATAACCCTGCCACCCAGAGATAGCTGTGCTTGCCAGAAGGAATGCAGGAATGGCCCCGGCAGGTGTAGGGGAGACTGAACAGGGTCAAGGACCCAAGCAAAGTCATTTCTACTTCCTTCTTAGCACATGGAAATTTGCTGTTTTgcatatttgtaaataaagagTGTATTTTCACTACATTCTGTGCTGAACTGACACAGCCAAGACTATGCTTAATTGTCAAATGATAGTTTCCCTCTGTGTGTATTGGGTGAAAGCTTTTCATAAAACCGTAAACATCAtatatactgttttcattttataaccAGCCTTTTTTTCAAAAGTGTTTGTGAAAATATGGTTTTTACTGGCGACCTGGTACCACACAGCTGGAACAGATCACTTTGTGATCAGCATCACCACGTGTGCACCTGTGTGCATCTCATGATCTCCTTACCATAAACGAGAAGCAGAACCAGGGAAACGAGTCAGTTGTTTGTAAGGATGTTTCCGGAGCACTGGCGAGGATGGAAGGCGGCATCTTTCTCCCCCGAAGATGGATGTGAAGAGGCTGTGAGGTAGGACATGTCTTCT contains:
- the FBXO25 gene encoding F-box only protein 25 isoform X6 — protein: MPFLGQDWRSPGWSWIKTEDGWKRCEPWSEGLEGENDRCGASHGTILNSEDEEIFNNEEHEYASKKRKKDHFRNDKNTQCFYREKWIYVHKESTRERHGYCTLGEAFNRLDFFSAVQDARRFTYVARLLQLIAKSQLTSLSGVAQKNYFNVLDKIVQKVLDDHQNPRLIKDLLQDLSSTLCILIRGVGKSVLVGNINIWVCRLETILNWQQQLQNLQMTEVDSGLTLSDLPVHMLSNILYRFSDGWDIVTLGQVTPTLSALSEDRRLWKKLCQYHFGEKQFCRHLILSEKGHIEWKLMYFALQKHYPTKEQYGDTLHFCRHCSILFWKDSGHPCTAADPDSCFTPVSPQHFIDLFKF
- the FBXO25 gene encoding F-box only protein 25 isoform X7, with product MPFLGQDWRSPGWSWIKTEDGWKRCEPWSEGLEGENDRCGASHGTILNSEDEEIFNNEEHEYASKKRKKDHFRNDKNTQCFYREKWIYVHKESTRERHGYCTLGEAFNRLDFFSAVQDARRFTYVARLLQLIAKSQLTSLSGVAQKNYFNVLDKIVQKVLDDHQNPRLIKDLLQDLSSTLCILIRGVGKSVLVGNINIWVCRLETILNWQQQLQNLQMTEVDSGLTLSDLPVHMLSNILYRFSDGWDIVTLGQVTPTLSALSEDRRLWKKLCQYHFGEKQFCRHLILSEKGHIEWKLMYFALQKHYPTKEQYGDTLHFCRHCSILFWKDCRLALLLEVPPALPASARVPRRLVPLRPHPLLMCDWPACFATTRGPMSCPVDQREGVDLATGSPALLAPSPEAALSPDLSPVSAAGRSAGPSGEWGGRCREQVPGWTLTHGGRGGAQPGRGRRAQGSLWGPNSGEPVSPSTGAGIPSGSLYPGEPCGCLHFRSSHCLLSTHLCGGVRGAFKQAAGNF
- the FBXO25 gene encoding F-box only protein 25 isoform X3; this translates as MPFLGQDWRSPGWSWIKTEDGWKRCEPWSEGLEGENDRCGASHGTILNSEDEEIFNNEEHEYASKKRKKDHFRNDKNTQCFYREKWIYVHKESTRERHGYCTLGEAFNRLDFFSAVQDARRFTYVARLLQLIAKSQLTSLSGVAQKNYFNVLDKIVQKVLDDHQNPRLIKDLLQDLSSTLCILIRGVGKSVLVGNINIWVCRLETILNWQQQLQNLQMTEQVDSGLTLSDLPVHMLSNILYRFSDGWDIVTLGQVTPTLSALSEDRRLWKKLCQYHFGEKQFCRHLILSEKGHIEWKLMYFALQKHYPTKEQYGDTLHFCRHCSILFWKDCRLALLLEDSGHPCTAADPDSCFTPVSPQHFIDLFKF
- the FBXO25 gene encoding F-box only protein 25 isoform X5, encoding MPFLGQDWRSPGWSWIKTEDGWKRCEPWSEGLEGENDRCGASHGTILNSEDEEIFNNEEHEYASKKRKKDHFRNDKNTQCFYREKWIYVHKESTRERHGYCTLGEAFNRLDFFSAVQDARRFTYVARLLQLIAKSQLTSLSGVAQKNYFNVLDKIVQKVLDDHQNPRLIKDLLQDLSSTLCILIRGVGKSVLVGNINIWVCRLETILNWQQQLQNLQMTEQVDSGLTLSDLPVHMLSNILYRFSDGWDIVTLGQVTPTLSALSEDRRLWKKLCQYHFGEKQFCRHLILSEKGHIEWKLMYFALQKHYPTKEQYGDTLHFCRHCSILFWKDSGHPCTAADPDSCFTPVSPQHFIDLFKF
- the FBXO25 gene encoding F-box only protein 25 isoform X4; the encoded protein is MPFLGQDWRSPGWSWIKTEDGWKRCEPWSEGLEGENDRCGASHGTILNSEDEEIFNNEEHEYASKKRKKDHFRNDKNTQCFYREKWIYVHKESTRERHGYCTLGEAFNRLDFFSAVQDARRFTYVARLLQLIAKSQLTSLSGVAQKNYFNVLDKIVQKVLDDHQNPRLIKDLLQDLSSTLCILIRGVGKSVLVGNINIWVCRLETILNWQQQLQNLQMTEQVDSGLTLSDLPVHMLSNILYRFSDGWDIVTLGQVTPTLSALSEDRRLWKKLCQYHFGEKQFCRHLILSEKGHIEWKLMYFALQKHYPTKEQYGDTLHFCRHCSILFWKIISVVMWLFFNYNSWLWGESPCVNRALPPGL